A stretch of DNA from Myxococcales bacterium:
TTGATCGACGATCAACTCTTCGAGGCGCAACACGGCATCGATGTTGTTTTGCGACACGTTGTCGAGGGGAAATTCGGTGTCACCGTATCGGGAGAAGTCTGAGAACGCATCTCGCTGTCGTTCCAGAAGCAGATCCATTTCTTCAGGCGGTAGGTCTGCCCGCAGCGCTTCGAGCACAGCATTGGTCTGCACGAGCAGCTCTCTCGATCGCTCGATCTGGTTCCGGCTCACCGTTGAATTCTCGCAAGCGTGGCTTCGGCTTCGGCCAGGTCCGGGGGGTTTCGGGCGATCTCGACCCAGGCGGAGTGGAGTTCGCTCAGCACACTCGATGCCTCATCGAACGATTCCTCCCGTCCCTGTACGTTGGCCTCCAACAGCTTCTCCGTAATGAACATGTAGAGAGCGTCGAGATTTTGGCTGATATCTCCACCGATCTCCATGTTGAGACTCTGCTGAAGTTCTGCCACGATCGCGAGGGCTCGAGAGACCCCATTGCCTCGATCTTGCAGACGCCCCGTCTGGTGAGCCGCTTTTGCAACCGCAATGAAGCGCAACGCACCCTCGTACAACTTCACGATCAGCATTTCTGGAGTCGCGGTGCGAATCTCCATCTCTCGATATCGAGCACCCA
This window harbors:
- the fliS gene encoding flagellar export chaperone FliS, which translates into the protein MGARYREMEIRTATPEMLIVKLYEGALRFIAVAKAAHQTGRLQDRGNGVSRALAIVAELQQSLNMEIGGDISQNLDALYMFITEKLLEANVQGREESFDEASSVLSELHSAWVEIARNPPDLAEAEATLARIQR